In one window of Bemisia tabaci chromosome 6, PGI_BMITA_v3 DNA:
- the LOC140224776 gene encoding facilitated trehalose transporter Tret1-like has product MFTVLAYLTVIIPPNVGPFTSETCTLIVGVVVWISTILATSLMDRVGRRWLFVVSNVGIIVTMTITGAWYYLDSTGSDLSGTTYVPFLGLLLYGISFCLGVGPVPSLYQGEVLPSNIKARASAVTTIWSAFVSILNTSLFAICIRYIGMYINFFLFAATSVFGLYLAKYHFIETSGKTLQEIQEELTKRRHGEKLTNVEISPEETLHLHRSNAECNGEG; this is encoded by the exons ATGTTCACCGTGCTCGCCTACCTGACCGTCATCATCCCTCCAAACGTGGGCCCTTTCACGTCCGAGACCTGCACCCTTATCGTGGGGGTTGTAGTTTGGATCTCGACTATCCTTGCGACTTCCTTGATGGATCGCGTTGGAAGGAGATGGCTCTTTGTCGTTTCCAATGTCGGTATCATCGTCACGATGACCATCACCGGTGCTTGGTACTATCTGGACAGTACAGGTTCGGACCTCTCGGGGACCACTTATGTGCCGTTCTTGGGGTTGCTGCTCTATGGGATTTCCTTCTGTCTCGGCGTGGGACCTGTCCCGAGTCTTTATCAAGGGGAGGTCCTGCCCTCGAATATTAAGGCACGCGCTTCCGCGGTTACGACAATATGGTCGGCATTCGTCTCTATTTTGAATACTTCTCTGTTTGCCATTTGCATCAG GTATATTGGCATGTACATCAACTTCTTCCTGTTCGCGGCTACTTCAGTGTTCGGATTGTATCTCGCGAAGTACCATTTCATAGAAACGAGCGGGAAAACGTTGCAGGAGATTCAGGAGGAACTCACGAAAAGAAGACATGGAGAGAAATTGACGAATGTTGAGATATCCCCCGAGGAAACCCTTCATTTACACCGTTCCAATGCGGAGTGCAACGGAGAAGGTTGA